AGCGCCGCGCGACAGACCGTCTCGACCATCTCGTCCGGCGCGCCCGCGTCCCGGGCGAGCCGGCAGGCCGCGCGCACCATCGCCTCGACCGCGTCGCTCACCTCGCGCGGGCCCAGCGGCCCCCGCTCGATGCGCGAGACGACCAGCTCACGCACCGTGAGGCGCACCCCGCGGATCGGGACCCCCGCGCGCAGGAGCGCCTCCAGCTCGGCGGCGATGACGTCCTCGAGGGTGGTCACGCCACCGGCTCCACCCGCAGCGCGTCCCCGGCCGCGTCCACCCGCACCGCCGAGCCGTCGCGCAGCTTGCCGGCCACGATCAATCGCGCGACCGGCGTCTCGACCTCCCGCTGGATCACCCGCTTGAGCGGCCGCGCCCCGAAGACCGGGTCGTAGCCCACGTGGGCCAGATGGGCCCGGGCCCCGTCGGTGACCTCGATCGAGATCCGGCGCTCCGCGAGCCGGCGACGCAGCCCCTCGAGCTGGATCTCCACGATCTTCCCGAGCTCCGCCTCGGTGAGCGCGCGGAAGACCACGATCTCGTCCACGCGGTTCAGGAACTCCGGCCGGAACTGGCGGCGCAGCGCCTCGAGCACCTGCTCGCGCATGCGCTGGTAGCCGCGCTCGTCCGCGTCGCGCACCTCGAGGATGAGCTGGCTGCCGATGTTGGAGGTCATGATGATGACGGTGTTCTTGAAGTTGACCGTGCGGCCCTGGCCGTCGGTGAGGCGGCCGTCGTCGAGCACCTGGAGCAGCACGTTGAAGACGTCGGGGTGCGCCTTCTCGATCTCGTCGAGCAGCACCACCGAGTAGGGCTTCCGCCGCACCGCCTCGGTCAGCTGGCCGCCTTCCTCGTAGCCGACATATCCGGGGGGCGCCCCGATGAGGCGCGCGACGGTGTGCTTCTCCATGTACTCCGACATGTCGAGCCGCACGATATTGTCCTCGTCGTCGAAGAGCGTCGCGGCAAGCGCGCGCGCCAGCTCGGTCTTTCCCACTCCGGTCGGCCCCAGGAACAGAAACGATCCGATGGGGCGCTTGGGATCCTTGATGCCGGCCCGGGCTCGGACGACCGCATCGGCCACCGCGCGGACGGCCTCGTCCTGTCCCACGACACGCTCGTGAAGCTCCTCCTCCAGCCGGAGAAGCTTCTGCATCTCGCCCTCCATTAGCTTCGAGAGCGGGATGCCCGTCCACCGGGAGACGACCTCGGCGATGTCCTCCTCGTCCACTTCTTCCTTGATGAGCCGGCGTCCGCCGGCGGCCTGGGCCCGCTCTTCCTCTTCCTTGAGCTCACGCTCGAGTCCGGCCAGCGTCCCGTACTGCAGCTCGGCCACGCGGTTGAGGTCGTAGGCGCGCATCGCCTTGTCGATCTCGACCTTCGTCTCCT
This window of the Candidatus Methylomirabilota bacterium genome carries:
- a CDS encoding AAA family ATPase, whose translation is ETKVEIDKAMRAYDLNRVAELQYGTLAGLERELKEEEERAQAAGGRRLIKEEVDEEDIAEVVSRWTGIPLSKLMEGEMQKLLRLEEELHERVVGQDEAVRAVADAVVRARAGIKDPKRPIGSFLFLGPTGVGKTELARALAATLFDDEDNIVRLDMSEYMEKHTVARLIGAPPGYVGYEEGGQLTEAVRRKPYSVVLLDEIEKAHPDVFNVLLQVLDDGRLTDGQGRTVNFKNTVIIMTSNIGSQLILEVRDADERGYQRMREQVLEALRRQFRPEFLNRVDEIVVFRALTEAELGKIVEIQLEGLRRRLAERRISIEVTDGARAHLAHVGYDPVFGARPLKRVIQREVETPVARLIVAGKLRDGSAVRVDAAGDALRVEPVA